The proteins below come from a single Iocasia fonsfrigidae genomic window:
- the rsgA gene encoding ribosome small subunit-dependent GTPase A: MSLADLGWNQDFENKFNQINNQGGYQVARVAVEYKGIYKLYTEIGKVLGEITGKMRYNNKFPVVGDWVVVDLQIGGERAIIYDILPRKSKFSRNRAGSKAQEQIVASNVDTVFIVTSLNQDFNLRRIERYLTITWDSGANPVVILNKADLCDDIEARKSEVEAIALGVPVHVIVALDNKGIEQLKKYFKKGDTVALLGSSGVGKSTLINSVLGKEKMKVNNIRKDDGKGRHTTTHREMILLEEGGIIIDTPGMREIQLWDVSEGLSDSFTDIEKLAQECYFNDCQHDSEPRCAIKNAIKEGIITEKRFNSYKKLQREIKYMEIKKKRGANAAEKYKWTTLGKL, from the coding sequence TTGAGTTTAGCAGATTTAGGTTGGAATCAAGATTTTGAAAATAAATTCAATCAAATTAATAATCAAGGAGGTTATCAAGTAGCCAGAGTTGCTGTAGAGTATAAGGGGATTTATAAGCTATATACTGAAATAGGAAAGGTTTTAGGTGAGATAACAGGTAAGATGCGTTATAACAATAAATTTCCTGTAGTAGGTGATTGGGTAGTTGTCGATTTACAAATTGGAGGAGAGCGGGCTATAATTTATGACATTTTACCTAGAAAGAGTAAGTTCTCTAGAAATAGAGCAGGAAGTAAAGCTCAAGAGCAAATAGTAGCTTCTAATGTTGATACTGTTTTTATAGTTACTTCTTTAAATCAAGATTTTAATTTAAGGAGAATAGAGCGATATTTGACAATTACCTGGGATAGTGGTGCTAATCCTGTTGTAATTTTAAATAAGGCTGATTTATGTGATGATATTGAGGCTAGAAAGAGTGAAGTAGAAGCTATTGCTTTGGGAGTTCCGGTTCATGTAATTGTTGCTTTAGACAATAAAGGTATTGAGCAACTGAAAAAATATTTTAAAAAAGGAGATACTGTTGCTTTATTAGGTTCTTCAGGAGTAGGTAAATCTACTTTGATTAATAGTGTACTCGGTAAGGAAAAGATGAAGGTTAATAATATTAGAAAAGATGATGGAAAGGGAAGACATACTACTACTCATCGGGAGATGATTCTTTTAGAAGAAGGTGGAATCATTATTGACACTCCAGGAATGAGAGAAATTCAATTATGGGATGTTTCTGAAGGATTGAGTGATAGTTTTACAGATATAGAAAAATTAGCTCAAGAATGTTATTTTAATGATTGTCAGCATGATTCTGAGCCCAGATGTGCAATTAAGAATGCTATTAAAGAAGGAATCATTACAGAAAAAAGGTTTAATAGTTACAAGAAGCTTCAACGAGAAATAAAATATATGGAGATTAAGAAGAAACGAGGGGCTAATGCGGCAGAAAAATATAAGTGGACGACACTTGGAAAATTATAA
- a CDS encoding HI0074 family nucleotidyltransferase substrate-binding subunit, which yields MTEKYGLSERQFYILINIFKKYSDIIEEVIIFGSRSRGDYKKVSDIDMAIKFRKSNEILYKIKEDIENQPVIYTFDIIDYHRINNEKLKKYIDIEGKTIFLSNEKGEIMVTLNKIKDKLANLKNAFKKLEESIKRDYRKDDIVLDAAIQRFEFTYELSWKLMKAYLEYNGNLEAISPRKAIKESFKVGLIKDGEIWLEMLQDRNRTSHTYDKETAIEIFNNVKDKYIYSFKKFIKTIEKEIE from the coding sequence ATGACAGAAAAGTATGGACTTTCTGAAAGACAATTTTATATTCTTATAAATATATTCAAGAAATATTCTGATATAATTGAGGAAGTAATAATTTTTGGTTCTAGATCTAGAGGAGATTATAAAAAAGTATCAGATATTGATATGGCTATAAAATTCAGAAAGAGTAATGAAATCTTATATAAAATTAAAGAAGATATTGAAAATCAACCAGTAATATATACTTTTGATATAATAGATTACCATAGAATCAATAATGAAAAACTAAAAAAATACATAGATATAGAAGGCAAAACGATATTTTTGTCTAATGAAAAGGGTGAGATTATGGTAACATTAAATAAAATAAAGGATAAATTAGCCAATTTAAAGAACGCTTTTAAAAAATTGGAGGAAAGTATTAAGAGAGATTATCGTAAAGATGATATAGTTTTAGATGCAGCAATACAGAGATTTGAATTTACATATGAATTATCCTGGAAGCTTATGAAAGCTTACCTTGAATATAATGGAAATTTAGAGGCTATTAGTCCCAGGAAAGCTATCAAGGAATCTTTCAAGGTAGGTTTGATAAAGGATGGAGAAATATGGTTAGAAATGCTCCAGGATAGAAATAGAACATCGCATACCTATGATAAAGAAACGGCTATAGAAATCTTTAATAATGTAAAGGATAAATATATTTATTCTTTTAAAAAATTCATCAAAACTATAGAAAAAGAAATAGAGTAG
- a CDS encoding helix-turn-helix transcriptional regulator, producing MSKTRLLFDLIMYVNKKRKFTAQDIAHEFNVSIRTAHRYLTEISELGVFLYTERGRNGGYRVLKNRVLPPISFDENEALAIFFAFQSLKYYKSLPFDTDISSASRKLYFSLPDDIKKKIDRLESILSFWYQDRDRDIPSPFLKDIIDASLENKIIKITYYSKTKDKRKEVKPIGLYADNGFWYMPALEVKDNKVKLFRVDRILSLENTQSTHELTMDLKDWFKSYKIKTPIRLYVKLTREGIRQCKSNLWLENSITITENDDKYDGYIETEIDINEIKYITNYFLQLGADVKVIEPKEIIDNIKRQAYNLLTHYQD from the coding sequence ATGTCAAAAACCAGGTTATTATTCGATTTAATTATGTATGTAAATAAGAAACGGAAATTTACTGCTCAGGATATTGCCCATGAATTTAATGTATCTATCAGGACTGCACATAGGTATTTAACAGAGATTAGTGAATTGGGGGTTTTTTTATACACAGAACGGGGCCGAAATGGGGGGTATCGTGTGTTAAAAAATCGGGTTCTCCCCCCTATTTCCTTTGATGAAAACGAGGCACTGGCAATTTTCTTTGCCTTTCAGTCATTAAAATACTATAAATCATTACCCTTTGATACAGACATTAGCTCTGCTTCCAGAAAATTATATTTCAGTCTTCCTGATGATATTAAAAAAAAGATAGATCGATTGGAATCAATCCTATCTTTCTGGTATCAGGACCGAGATCGAGATATCCCTTCACCTTTTTTAAAAGATATTATTGATGCATCTCTGGAAAACAAGATAATAAAGATTACATACTACTCAAAAACAAAAGATAAAAGAAAAGAAGTTAAACCAATTGGACTGTATGCAGATAATGGTTTCTGGTATATGCCGGCATTAGAAGTCAAAGATAATAAAGTAAAGTTATTTAGAGTTGATAGAATATTGTCTTTAGAGAATACCCAATCAACCCATGAATTAACAATGGATTTAAAGGATTGGTTTAAAAGTTATAAAATTAAAACACCTATCCGCCTCTATGTCAAATTAACAAGGGAGGGAATAAGACAGTGTAAAAGTAATTTATGGCTGGAAAATTCTATTACAATTACTGAAAATGACGATAAATATGATGGTTATATAGAAACAGAGATTGATATAAATGAAATAAAATATATTACTAACTATTTTCTTCAGTTAGGTGCTGATGTAAAAGTTATTGAACCTAAGGAAATAATAGATAATATAAAAAGACAGGCTTATAATCTTTTAACTCATTACCAGGACTAA
- a CDS encoding pyridoxamine 5'-phosphate oxidase family protein codes for MILDFDTLKEEIIDLLDKKRIMVLATSANDRVSARAMSCINKGLDIFFQTDKNFLKFKQLEKNPNVALCVDNVQIEGIAVQKGHILNDENKYFLDLYKEKHYGSYKAYSHLEDNILIKVEPRLITLWKYEGNKSLREFLYVEDNKAVREYYKIIK; via the coding sequence ATGATTCTTGATTTTGATACACTAAAAGAAGAAATTATAGATTTGCTAGATAAAAAGAGAATAATGGTATTAGCTACATCTGCAAATGATAGAGTTTCAGCTAGGGCAATGAGTTGTATAAATAAAGGTTTAGACATATTCTTTCAAACGGATAAAAATTTTTTAAAATTTAAACAATTAGAAAAAAATCCTAATGTAGCACTTTGTGTTGATAATGTTCAGATTGAAGGAATAGCTGTCCAAAAAGGGCATATATTAAATGACGAGAACAAATATTTTTTAGATTTATATAAAGAAAAACATTATGGTTCATACAAAGCCTATTCTCATTTGGAAGATAATATATTAATAAAAGTGGAACCTAGACTAATCACTTTATGGAAATATGAAGGAAATAAAAGTTTAAGAGAATTTCTTTATGTAGAAGATAATAAAGCTGTAAGGGAATATTATAAAATAATTAAATAG
- a CDS encoding DNA adenine methylase, producing MVRKKNNLVKPFVKWAGGKRQVIDEIKKYIPENISTYYEPFVGGGAVLFELQPNKAVINDVNVHLYNVYNVIKNNVDELIEDLKQHKNEEDYYYKMRAKDRTDEFNGMTDVQKASRILYLNKTCYNGLFRVNSSGEFNVPFGRYKNPSIVNEPVLRAVSHYLNNNNIAILNVDFEEAIKGMRKQAFVYFDPPYHPLSDTSSFTGYTLDGFDEKDQIRLRKLCDKLNKRGCRFLLSNSSAKFIIDLYDHKDYKIDYVGANRSINSDASSRGEVKEVLVRNY from the coding sequence ATGGTAAGAAAAAAAAATAACTTAGTGAAGCCTTTTGTAAAATGGGCTGGTGGGAAAAGACAAGTAATTGACGAAATCAAAAAATATATACCGGAGAATATTTCTACATATTATGAGCCCTTTGTGGGTGGTGGTGCAGTTTTGTTTGAATTGCAACCTAACAAGGCAGTTATAAATGATGTTAATGTACATTTGTATAATGTTTATAATGTGATAAAAAATAATGTAGACGAACTTATTGAAGATTTAAAACAACATAAGAATGAAGAAGATTATTATTATAAAATGAGGGCTAAAGACAGAACAGATGAATTTAATGGAATGACTGATGTACAAAAGGCATCAAGGATATTATACTTAAATAAGACTTGTTATAACGGTTTATTTAGGGTTAATAGTTCTGGAGAGTTTAATGTCCCTTTTGGTAGGTATAAAAACCCCAGTATAGTAAATGAACCAGTATTAAGAGCGGTTAGTCATTATCTTAATAATAATAATATAGCTATTTTAAACGTAGACTTTGAAGAAGCTATTAAAGGTATGAGAAAGCAGGCTTTTGTTTATTTTGATCCCCCTTATCATCCCCTGTCTGATACATCATCTTTTACAGGTTATACATTAGATGGTTTTGATGAAAAGGATCAAATACGTCTAAGAAAATTATGTGATAAATTAAATAAACGCGGCTGCAGATTTTTATTATCTAATTCGAGTGCGAAATTTATAATAGACTTGTATGATCATAAGGATTATAAAATTGATTATGTTGGAGCAAATAGAAGTATAAATTCAGATGCAAGCAGTCGGGGAGAAGTAAAGGAAGTATTGGTTAGAAATTATTAA
- a CDS encoding class I SAM-dependent methyltransferase yields the protein MSHKQNKLENPERLAELSPQETLKKIGIHENEVICDIGAGSGVFAIPAAKITNNTVYALDINNELLDIIKEKAKKEELSNIKTMKVTGDHYGIEADTVDCVILVTVLHEIENKDLILIEIKRIIKSRGKLAIIEFQKQQTPMGPPVSHRIGRDEVIRLCGSFGFSQINEFYLGDNFYCIVCNA from the coding sequence ATGAGCCATAAACAAAATAAATTAGAAAATCCAGAAAGATTAGCAGAATTAAGCCCCCAAGAAACGTTAAAAAAAATAGGTATACATGAGAATGAAGTTATCTGCGACATTGGTGCAGGTAGTGGTGTTTTTGCAATCCCTGCAGCAAAAATAACTAATAATACAGTTTATGCTTTAGATATAAATAACGAATTATTAGATATTATAAAGGAAAAAGCCAAAAAAGAAGAGTTGTCTAATATTAAAACAATGAAGGTAACAGGAGACCATTATGGTATTGAAGCAGATACAGTGGATTGTGTGATTTTAGTTACTGTATTACATGAAATTGAAAACAAAGATCTTATACTTATTGAAATCAAAAGAATTATAAAGAGCAGAGGTAAGCTTGCAATCATAGAGTTTCAAAAACAACAGACGCCAATGGGACCGCCTGTTTCGCATCGCATTGGTAGAGATGAAGTTATTAGACTTTGCGGTAGTTTTGGGTTTAGTCAGATAAACGAATTTTATTTAGGTGATAATTTTTATTGTATAGTGTGTAATGCCTAA
- a CDS encoding methyltransferase family protein: MKKIFNNITKILIILLFIYIWRLVQIKGLSVNKFYIYLYLFLVICSLISDKYFYTGQKTENKKEHEITSYYLSLTWFATLIIPILEYIYIMRYNLFLTILGTVLIVSGTIIRGIGIKALGKFFSRDVENWENQRIIKTGIYKYIRHPAYAGNILQIIGFPLVLNSYFSLLLSLITISGFLWRIKVEEEFLMKKFPEYKKYIKETKRIIPKIW, translated from the coding sequence TTGAAAAAAATTTTTAATAATATAACAAAAATACTAATAATTTTGTTATTCATTTATATATGGAGACTAGTTCAGATTAAAGGATTAAGTGTAAATAAATTCTATATTTATCTATATTTGTTTCTTGTTATATGTAGTTTAATATCAGATAAATATTTTTATACCGGACAAAAAACTGAAAATAAAAAAGAACATGAAATAACAAGTTATTATTTATCATTAACTTGGTTTGCCACATTGATAATTCCAATATTAGAATATATTTATATAATGAGATACAATCTCTTTTTAACAATATTGGGAACTGTATTAATAGTATCTGGAACAATAATAAGAGGGATAGGAATTAAAGCACTAGGTAAGTTTTTTTCAAGAGATGTGGAAAATTGGGAAAACCAAAGAATAATTAAAACAGGAATTTATAAATACATTCGGCATCCAGCTTATGCAGGTAATATATTGCAAATTATTGGATTTCCTTTAGTCTTGAATTCATATTTTAGTTTACTTTTATCATTGATAACAATAAGCGGGTTTCTATGGAGAATAAAAGTAGAGGAAGAATTTCTTATGAAAAAATTTCCTGAATATAAAAAGTATATTAAGGAGACAAAGAGAATAATACCCAAAATATGGTGA
- a CDS encoding type II restriction enzyme, whose translation MTNRKNGYFIIASTQVNNYKEVRLMTKFDHESSDRGSQGIIVY comes from the coding sequence TTGACGAATAGAAAAAATGGTTATTTCATTATTGCTTCTACTCAGGTAAATAATTATAAAGAGGTAAGGTTAATGACAAAGTTTGACCATGAAAGTTCTGACAGGGGAAGCCAAGGCATTATAGTTTACTAA
- a CDS encoding type II toxin-antitoxin system prevent-host-death family antitoxin encodes MPNIKPVSDLRNYNEVLKDIAEGSPVFLTKNGRGKFAIMDIEEYEKTQATIKLLAKLIEAENRVKSNDDWMNEEQVKDILGV; translated from the coding sequence ATGCCTAACATTAAACCAGTTTCAGATTTAAGAAATTATAATGAAGTGTTAAAAGATATAGCAGAGGGTTCTCCGGTGTTTCTAACGAAAAACGGCAGAGGAAAATTTGCAATCATGGACATTGAAGAGTATGAAAAAACTCAAGCTACCATAAAATTGCTTGCAAAATTGATAGAAGCAGAAAACAGAGTTAAATCAAATGATGATTGGATGAACGAAGAGCAGGTGAAAGATATACTGGGGGTTTAA
- a CDS encoding type II toxin-antitoxin system RelE/ParE family toxin — protein sequence MPKLRINPLATEDLIGIKDHITKELDNPTAAVKVVRKIVESYEKLKEFPLMGADLSAKVNIKTDFRYLVSANYIIFYRIDDEFVYIYRILYAGRDYLKILFPNEIEN from the coding sequence ATGCCTAAATTACGAATTAACCCCTTAGCAACAGAAGATTTGATTGGGATTAAAGATCATATTACAAAAGAGTTAGATAATCCTACGGCAGCAGTAAAGGTAGTAAGGAAAATTGTCGAGAGCTATGAAAAGTTAAAAGAATTTCCCTTGATGGGAGCAGACTTGTCAGCAAAAGTGAATATAAAAACTGACTTTAGATACTTAGTGTCAGCAAATTATATTATATTTTACCGTATTGATGATGAATTTGTATATATATATCGTATTCTATATGCAGGAAGAGATTATCTTAAGATTTTGTTTCCGAATGAAATTGAAAATTAA
- a CDS encoding GNAT family N-acetyltransferase — MENILIRLETQEDYSETENMIREAFWDVYKPGCDEHLVLHKLRQVSAFVEELDLVACDNNKIVGNIVYSKAKIMNNQNQEFTVLCMGPLGVLPSYQGRGIGSLLIKQSISKAKLLGYKAVVIFGDPNYYRRFGFENAEKYNIQTAQGENFDAFMVLELYDDSLNGIQGKFFDDPVFRIQSEELELFEKEFPYKVKHIIDTQLK, encoded by the coding sequence ATGGAAAATATATTAATTAGATTAGAAACTCAGGAAGATTATAGCGAAACAGAAAATATGATTAGAGAAGCATTTTGGGATGTTTATAAACCTGGATGTGATGAGCATTTAGTACTTCATAAGCTTAGGCAGGTTTCTGCTTTTGTAGAGGAATTAGATTTAGTTGCATGTGATAACAATAAAATTGTTGGTAATATTGTTTATTCAAAGGCAAAGATAATGAACAATCAAAATCAAGAATTTACAGTTTTATGTATGGGACCTTTAGGGGTATTACCTTCTTATCAAGGAAGAGGAATTGGCTCATTATTAATAAAACAATCCATTTCAAAAGCAAAATTATTAGGTTATAAGGCAGTTGTAATATTTGGAGATCCAAATTATTACCGACGTTTTGGGTTTGAAAATGCTGAAAAATATAACATTCAAACAGCACAAGGTGAGAATTTTGATGCGTTTATGGTGTTAGAACTTTATGATGACAGTTTAAACGGAATACAAGGTAAATTCTTTGATGATCCAGTGTTCCGAATACAAAGTGAAGAATTGGAATTGTTTGAGAAGGAGTTTCCGTATAAGGTAAAACACATTATAGATACTCAACTAAAATAG
- a CDS encoding ATP-binding cassette domain-containing protein produces the protein MKSFKNNIEIVGAREKNLKSIDISIPKGKITVVTGVSGSGKSALVFDTIAAESQLQLNKTYSSFIRHRLPHYGEPEVDAIENLSVAIIIDQKRIGGNARSTVGTITDIYSLLRLLFSRRGKPFVGYSKVFSFNNPEGMCPKCDGLGIINKIDIERLIDQQKSLNEGAIKFPTFRPGQFRWKRYVSTGLFDNDKKIKDYTEEEWDTLLYKKGFKPPNPTDEWPPTSEYEGIIPRIERSFLKKETKSAKTYKDAINYVVTEGICPLCNGGRLNQEVLECKINDKNIADCSKMQVNNLIDFISTINSSSDTVEKALIERLEDLISIGLGYLSLDRDTSSLSGGESQRIKMVRQLGSSLTDITYILDEPSIGLHPHDICRIKDFLKKLRDKGNTVIIVEHDPDIIKIADYIIDMGPEAGTKGGRVVYEGDLKGLEEADTLTAKFLNQSSALKEKVRKPGAWFNIKNASLHNLKDINVKIPKKVMIVVTGVAGSGKSTLINQVFTRYFPETIVIDQKGIQGTKRSNIATYSGILDIIRKLFADKNNVSISLFSFNSEGACPECNGLGKIYTDMAFMDTVTSVCEACQGDRFNDEAIQYKYQGKNIAEVLKMTVDEAIVFFSHEKILSSLKALSDVGIGYITLGQTLDTLSGGELQRVKLATELENSGNIYVLDEPTTGLHMSDIEQLNHIFNRLVDQGNTVIVIEHNLDIISKADWIIDLGPGAGEEGGRVIFEGCPREIIKNGESSFTGKYLREYIKT, from the coding sequence ATGAAATCTTTCAAAAATAATATAGAAATAGTCGGAGCAAGGGAGAAAAACTTAAAATCTATTGATATCTCTATTCCTAAGGGAAAAATCACTGTGGTTACAGGGGTTTCAGGTTCTGGAAAATCAGCCCTTGTTTTTGATACAATTGCAGCTGAATCACAACTACAATTAAATAAAACTTATTCAAGTTTTATCCGCCATCGCCTGCCTCATTATGGAGAACCTGAAGTAGATGCAATTGAAAATCTATCTGTAGCAATAATAATTGATCAAAAGAGAATTGGCGGTAATGCAAGGTCAACTGTGGGAACTATTACTGATATATACTCTTTGTTACGTCTATTGTTTTCTAGGCGGGGGAAGCCTTTTGTGGGGTATTCAAAGGTGTTTTCATTTAATAATCCTGAAGGTATGTGCCCCAAGTGTGATGGTTTAGGGATAATTAACAAAATAGATATTGAACGATTAATCGATCAGCAAAAATCGTTGAATGAAGGGGCAATTAAATTTCCAACTTTCAGACCAGGACAGTTTAGGTGGAAACGTTATGTTAGTACAGGACTCTTTGATAATGATAAAAAAATTAAAGATTATACAGAAGAGGAGTGGGATACCTTACTTTATAAAAAAGGATTTAAACCACCCAATCCAACTGATGAATGGCCTCCTACATCAGAATATGAAGGTATTATTCCAAGAATTGAACGTAGTTTTTTAAAAAAAGAAACAAAATCTGCTAAAACATATAAGGATGCAATTAATTATGTTGTTACAGAGGGAATTTGTCCACTGTGTAATGGCGGTCGACTTAATCAGGAAGTACTGGAATGTAAAATAAATGATAAAAATATTGCAGATTGTTCAAAAATGCAGGTTAATAATCTTATTGATTTTATCAGTACTATCAATTCTTCTTCTGATACAGTAGAGAAGGCTTTAATTGAAAGATTAGAAGATTTAATCTCGATTGGTTTAGGATATTTAAGTCTCGACCGGGATACTTCAAGTCTTTCTGGTGGTGAATCCCAAAGGATTAAGATGGTTCGCCAGTTAGGGAGTAGTTTAACTGATATTACTTATATATTAGATGAACCCAGTATTGGTCTTCATCCACATGATATTTGTAGAATAAAAGATTTTTTAAAAAAACTAAGGGATAAAGGAAATACAGTTATCATAGTTGAACACGATCCAGATATCATAAAAATTGCAGATTATATAATTGATATGGGTCCTGAGGCAGGTACAAAGGGCGGCCGGGTAGTATATGAAGGTGATTTAAAGGGGCTTGAAGAAGCAGATACCTTAACAGCTAAATTTTTAAATCAGAGCTCTGCTTTAAAAGAAAAGGTTAGAAAGCCGGGTGCTTGGTTTAACATAAAAAATGCATCACTGCACAATTTAAAAGATATTAATGTTAAAATTCCCAAAAAAGTTATGATAGTTGTTACAGGAGTAGCTGGGTCTGGGAAAAGTACTTTGATTAATCAGGTATTTACCCGATATTTTCCAGAGACAATAGTTATAGACCAGAAGGGAATACAGGGAACTAAACGTTCTAATATTGCTACTTATTCAGGTATTTTAGATATTATAAGAAAACTATTTGCAGACAAAAATAATGTTTCTATTTCCCTTTTTAGTTTTAATTCTGAAGGGGCCTGTCCAGAATGTAATGGACTGGGGAAAATATATACTGATATGGCTTTTATGGACACAGTTACAAGTGTCTGTGAAGCATGCCAGGGAGATAGGTTTAATGATGAGGCTATTCAGTATAAATACCAGGGTAAAAATATTGCAGAAGTTTTAAAGATGACAGTTGATGAAGCGATAGTTTTTTTTAGTCATGAAAAAATATTGTCTTCTTTAAAAGCTTTAAGTGATGTGGGGATAGGATATATTACTTTAGGTCAAACACTAGATACTTTATCAGGAGGGGAGTTGCAAAGAGTTAAGCTTGCAACTGAGCTGGAGAATAGTGGGAATATCTATGTATTAGATGAACCGACAACAGGACTACACATGTCAGATATAGAACAACTAAATCATATTTTTAATCGTCTAGTTGACCAGGGTAATACAGTAATTGTCATAGAACATAATCTGGATATCATAAGTAAAGCTGACTGGATTATAGATCTTGGACCAGGTGCCGGAGAAGAAGGGGGCCGGGTTATATTTGAGGGATGTCCAAGGGAAATAATAAAGAATGGAGAGAGTTCTTTTACCGGGAAGTATTTGAGGGAATATATAAAAACATGA
- a CDS encoding PIN domain-containing protein: MKNIFKGYICTHEITTLAYFLMKNHNDSSKVKYVLGELFDLFNTIPVTENILREALNSKINDYEDAVIEISSLKNEMDYIITRNLKDFKHSNVKSLSPSEFLALQNLQ, from the coding sequence ATTAAAAACATCTTCAAAGGATATATATGTACTCATGAAATAACTACACTAGCTTATTTTCTTATGAAAAACCATAATGATTCATCCAAAGTTAAATATGTACTTGGAGAATTATTTGATCTTTTCAATACCATTCCCGTAACAGAAAATATACTACGAGAAGCACTTAATTCAAAAATCAATGACTATGAAGATGCTGTTATTGAAATCAGCTCTCTTAAAAATGAAATGGATTATATTATAACCAGAAATTTAAAAGATTTTAAACATAGCAATGTCAAGTCATTAAGTCCTTCTGAATTTTTAGCCCTACAAAATCTACAGTAA
- a CDS encoding DUF2935 domain-containing protein has product MLSREEFIRNSLEINLFFQRIIKEHLFLIETNLQAPEAEYIAEASRLKRNFEQLLSETVNYARRISLSRAALNSNEFVTPYTLRTERLTSQLTGANIDTEITRRELDLLNSQDYYYTKQLENNVQNLNARTLDYLEEVIAFQMRLMNLVSRCEIFITLYDELLEHLTQETEYYRETLRNLQNRRMPERTLCVKLNFWNNIMGEHAQFIDGMLDPTEKNLKETARMFAERFEILVERCIREAEREILQRSLTTTDKIRGFKRAATEGLLDCEIKSIIPPLLADHVLREANHYFRILRERIS; this is encoded by the coding sequence TTGTTGTCAAGAGAGGAGTTTATAAGAAACTCTCTAGAAATAAATCTTTTCTTTCAAAGAATCATAAAGGAACACCTATTTTTAATCGAAACCAATTTACAAGCACCTGAAGCTGAATATATAGCTGAAGCCAGTAGATTAAAAAGAAATTTTGAACAACTTTTATCAGAAACAGTAAACTATGCAAGAAGAATTTCCTTATCAAGAGCAGCCCTAAATTCAAATGAATTTGTAACTCCATATACCTTAAGAACAGAAAGACTTACTTCACAATTAACCGGTGCTAATATTGATACAGAAATTACCAGAAGAGAACTTGACTTACTAAATTCTCAAGATTATTACTATACAAAACAGCTGGAAAACAACGTGCAGAATCTAAATGCCAGGACATTAGACTACCTTGAAGAAGTAATTGCCTTTCAAATGCGATTAATGAATCTAGTGTCACGTTGTGAAATATTTATAACTCTATATGATGAACTGTTAGAGCATCTTACACAGGAAACAGAATACTACCGGGAAACATTAAGAAACCTTCAGAATAGAAGAATGCCGGAAAGAACTCTATGTGTAAAGCTTAATTTCTGGAATAACATTATGGGAGAACATGCCCAGTTTATTGATGGAATGCTAGATCCAACAGAAAAAAATCTTAAGGAAACCGCCAGGATGTTTGCAGAAAGATTTGAAATACTGGTAGAAAGATGTATAAGAGAAGCTGAAAGAGAAATACTTCAAAGAAGCCTGACAACTACAGACAAAATAAGGGGTTTTAAAAGAGCTGCCACAGAAGGTTTACTGGACTGTGAAATCAAATCCATTATTCCTCCCCTTTTAGCAGATCATGTACTGCGTGAGGCTAACCATTACTTTAGAATATTAAGAGAAAGAATAAGCTAG